In the Bacteroidales bacterium genome, CTGAAAAGGATGAATGGCTTCAAATTGGTAATGTGCAATACACATTTTTAATAATGGATCTGTTTCTGCATTTAGTGATCCGTTCAAGTATTCAATCAGATTTTTCAGATAGGATTCAATAATTCCTTCGCCTCTTGGCGGTGTATAAACAACTTCTCCTGGACGTAATTCACTATTTCCTCTTCTGATTATTACTCTGGACTGAGGTGGTCGTATTCCAATATTAGTGTTTTTAATTTGCTGAACAATATTTATTATGGTTTGTAAGTCAATTTCCTTTTTCTCATAAATTGAATTATACCCAGTCCATAAAGCTTCTCTGTATCTAAGAACTTCTCTTGTTGCCGAGTCTGTATGTTCTTCTCTTTTTGAGTCTGATATGGCCTTAAACAGCTCATCTTCTGTGGTAAATATGTTTTCTATCTCGGATGATGATTTAGCTTCTTGAATAGAAATTGTGTTTATAAGCATAAAGGGGTTAGGTAACTTGGTCATTTCAATATTTACGGAAGATAAAGCACGGGAAGCAGAGACTAGCTTTTTTAGTATTTCACTATCATTCTCTAATTCTTTGTCTGGTGGAAGCAAAGGTAAATTGTTGAAAGGCTTGTTTCGATCAAAAATATATTTGTTCATTTTCTATCATTTATTGGACATAGTACAAAAGTATGTCCAATTTCTTTTAAAACCTAGGAGTATGTCCAAAAAATATATTAAAAATGAACGTAATGTTAAATTGTGTCCATTTGTATTATTTTTTCTCTCCTTATTGTTTAAAGTAGTATGCTGGAAATATTCATTACATTTACTTTAAATTAGAAACAAAAATTGACTAACTCAACTTTAATAACAACCGCTGTTTATACTGAGCCAAATGCCATGGAAGCCTATAATTTTGCCATACAACAAAATAAATTAAAATTGGAATTTCACTGTTACGATTATGGTGCTAGGTTTTATGATCCGGCAATAGGGCTGTTTACAACTATTGACCCTTGAGCTGAAATTTACATTTCGACACCTTTTTTTATAACAACAACGATTTTATTAGGTATACAGAAATATAAACGTCAAGCAAAAAACACAATCGTATTGCACTATTAATTGAGCATTAATTAGGATAATTGTTAATTGTATTGTGCATTTTGTATCTTTGTGAAAATAAATTATAGAAGCAATGAGAACACTTTATCAGAAATTTGAAACGCTTTTACAAAATACAACAACAGATTTTAAACGTTATTTGTACGAAAAAGTCTCTTGGGATAGTCGTATGATTGGGATTATTGGTCCTCGTGGTGTTGGTAAAACAACAATGATTTTGCAGTATATCAAAGAAAACTTAGACAAAAAGAAAGCATTATATGTATCAGCAGATGATATGTATTTTAGTGAAAATAAACTTGTTGAATTAGCAGATGACTTCTATAAAAATGCAGGAGAGTATTTGTTTATTGATGAAATACACAAATACAAAGATTGGTCGCGTGAATTAAAAAATATTTACGATTCATATCCTACATTAAAAGTTGTATTTACTGGTTCCTCAGTTCTTGACATCCTTAAAGGTTCTGCGGACCTAAGTCGTCGTGCTTTAATCTACAAATTACAAGGGCTTTCGTTTCGGGAATATTTAAACTTTTTTCATAATTACGAGATCGAAGTTTATTCCTTAGAACAAATAATTAATAACGAAGTAAAACTTGAAAACATTAAACATCCACTACCATTATTTAATGACTATCTACAAAATGGATATTATCCTTTTGGAAATGAAAACGAATTGAATTTACGTTTAGGACAAATCATTGTACAAACATTAGAAACAGATATTCCACAATATGCAAACTTAAATGTAGGAACAAGTCGTAAACTGAAACAATTGCTTTCTATTATTGCAGAAAGTGTACCGTTTAAGCCTAATTTTTCTAAGATTTCTGAAATAATTAAAGTTAGTAGAAATTCTTTAGATGATTATTTCTCTTATATGGAAAAAGCTGGACTTATTGGTCAGTTGAGAAATGAAACAAGTGGTATTCGTGGATTAGGAAAGGTTGATAAAGTTTATTTAGATAATACTAATATCATTTTTAATTTAGCTGGAGAAAAAACAAATGCAGGAAATTTACGAGAAACCTTTTTCTTTAACCAAATACGATTGAAAAATGAAGTGATTTCTTCAAAAAAGGCTGATTTTGTCATTGATAATTATACGTTTGAAGTTGGTGGTAAAAACAAACAACAGAAACAAATTGAGAAAGATAGAAAATTATTTGTGGTAAAGGATGATATTGAATTTGGATATTTAAATGTAATACCTCTTTGGGCTTTTGGATTAAATTACTAAAAAACAAAGCATATAAAAATGCCAAGCACATTGTTAAAAGAAAAAAGCCCTTAAAATGAATTAAGAGCTTTTTAAAATCGCGGTCTGGACGGGACTCGAACCCGCGACCCCCTGCGTGACAGGCAGGTATTCTAACCAACTGAACTACCAAACCGTTTTTTCAATGTACTTGCCTTGTGTAAAGCGTTGCAAAAGTACATTATTTTTAATTATCTCCAAATGTTTTTTATCTTTTTTGATTTTATTTTTTAGAAAAAAATATAACTGCTAAAAAGAGCATTATTCTTCAATTAACGGAAGGCTAAAGTTAAATGTAGAACCATTTCCTTCTTCCGACTCTAACCATATCTTTCCTCTAAAACTGTTTACTAATCCTTGAGAAATTGCTAAGCCAAGCCCTGTTCCTCCATAAAGTTTGGTGGTCTTTAACTCTGCTTGCATAAAGCGCTGAAAAATTTCATCTTGTTTGTCTTTGGAAATGCCTATGCCGCTATCTTTTACATAAAAGCGAATACTTTTTTTGTGGTCTGTTATATAATAACCAAATTCTACAAATCCACTCTGTGTAAATTTTAATGCGTTACTTATTAAATTGATTAATATTTGTTTTAATCTTAATTCGTCGGTTATTATAAAGTATTCTATTTTAGGACAATCTGGTTTAAGAATTAGCTTTAGATTTTTTTCTAGTGCTGATATCTCAAACATATTGAAGATATCCTTAAGAGTTTCGCAGAGATTAATTCTTTCATAGTTAAGTTTAATTTGCCCTGATTCTATTTTAGAAATATCAATAATATCGTTGATGATACTCATTAACTGATTGCCGTTTTGTCTGATAATTCTAATGAAATGATCCTTTTCATTTTGGGAAATATCATCTTCGCCAAGTAAGTCGGAAAAACCGATAATAGAGTTCATAGGTGTACGTATTTCATGACTCATATTGGCTAAAAAAGCCGACTTTAATTTTTCATTCTCTTCTGCTTTTTCTTTTGCTTTTAATAAATCGTGTCCGGCTTGTTTTACTTTAGTTATATCTCTTACAATAATGAGTAAATGTGGTTCATTATTATAATTTATTAAACGTCCTTTTACATTGACAAAGAAACTTTTTCCATTTTTGGTTTTATCTATCGACTCTCCTTCAAACATTTTAGTGTAGCTATTGTCGAGATGATTAATAACTTCTTCAAAGCTGTGATCTTTAACGGGATTGATATATCGTGAGCTTGTTGATTGTGTAAATTCAGTATAGGAATAGCCATACATGCTTATTGCCATTTTATTTACCTGAACAATCTCTGCTTTCATATTGTAGATAATTACACCATCTAAAATAGATTCAAAAATATGACGGTAACGTGTTTCGCTTTCTTCTAGTGCTTTTTGTGCAATTTTGCGGTTTGTAATATCTCGACTAACAATAACTAACGAAAGCGGTTTCCCTGCTGTATCCAGTAGTGTTTTTGCAGTAAATTCTAATGGAATTGCACTTGCATCTTTTTTAATACCTGTAATTTCTTTTTGGAAATAGCCGTAAATGTCAATACTGCTTATTATTTCTTCAAATAGTGATTCTCTGTCTTCATCTTTCCAAAGAATATGAATTTGCTCTCCAAGTATTTCGTGATTTTTATAACCGAAGATATATTCAGCTTTGCCCGTCCACGTACTTATTTTTCCCGATAAATCGGTTATTATAAGCCCATCATTCATTTGTGATAGAATTTCTTCAGATTGTCTGAGTTTTTCAATACGCGAAATGTCATCTGTAATGTCTGATAAAACACCGTAGAAATGAGTTATTTCACCCTCGGAATTATATTGAACAGTAGTGCGATCGTTAACCCATTTAATTTTATTGTCTTTTGTAATAATTCGGTAGGGATGATGAGTAAAATTGTTTCTTTCTTTTTTGGATAACTCTTCAGTCTCTTTTCTTAATCTACCAATATCGTCAGGATGAATAAATTGAAGATAATTCATATTTTGAGAATAGAGCTCTTTAGGTTTGTATCCGAATAAAATCTCGGAATTATCAGAGACAAATTCTATCGGACTACCGTTTTCATTTTTCCATAAAATAGCAACCATACCACTCATATTTAAAATACGAATAGCTTCTTCTTTATTAGTTATATCTTCACCTGAACTGATGGTGCCAATTATTTTGTTGTTTTCATCTCTCAGCAAGCTGTTGCGCCAAGCAATTAGTTTCTCTTTTCCGTTGACCGTTTTTATCTTGTTCTCAAAGTAGTTATCATGAAACTCTTTATGTTCCATTGACTTATTAAATAGTTCCCTATACCTATTACTTTCATTTTTGGGGAGAAAAGTTGAAAACCAATTCTTGCCTACAATATTTTCTTTGGTTGTTTCAAGAATTTCACATCCTTTTTTGTTGATATCAATTATAGATCCATGGGTATCTAGAACAATCATTATCGTACCTGCAACTTCAAAGTACTGCCTTGCTCTTTGGTGCTCTTTTTCTATTATTAAAGCTGTTTTTTTACGTTCGGTAACATCAAGCAGTTGTGCAATTGTTTTGTTTTTGCCGTCAACATTTTTTATAACAGAAGAATGAATTTCAACATGCCGTATTTCTCCGCTTTTTCTTATTACTTGAAAAGTATAATATTGAGGAACAGATTTTCCTTCTTGTCTGTCTTTATATCGTCGTCCGACTAAAGTGGCACTTTCCGGCGTTAGAAATTCTCTGAAATCTTTGCCTATAAGTTCTTCGGTAGTATATCCTGTTATAATTTCCATTTGATGGTTTACATACTCGAAATGAAATGTATTGTCAATAATAGTAATTCCCTCGTAAGAGTTGTTGACAATAGTTTTATAATTATTATCTTTTTCGAAAAGTGCTTTTTGGATATTTACAAAGTCATTAATATTCTTAGCAATTATCAGATAGTATTTTTTATTACCAATATCGATAAGTTTTGCCGAAACAAGCATATGAATTTGTTTCCCGTTTTTTAGGGTGAACAAACTCTCGTGATTGATGATTTCTTCTTTGTTTTGTAATTTTTGAGTAAAAAATTTACGATCCGATTTACGCGTCCATAAATTTAAGTTGAAGGTTGACTTGCCAATGATTTCCTGATATGATAATCTGGTTATTTTAGTAAACATTTCATTTACTTCTACATAGGTCCAGTTATCCATTTCCATAATAGCTAAAGCATCGGGGCTATTGCTAAAAATACTTTGGAATTTTTCTTCGCTGCGTTTTAGTTTATCTTGCGCAGCTTTAATTTCGGTCATGTCTTTAGTGACGGTTATTATGTGAGCTTCTCCGTTTAATTCAATAATATCTGCAGATATAAGTGCCTGAAGTAAACTCCCATTTTTCATACGGAAAGTAATCTCCAAGTTGGAAATATGGCCGTCTTTTTTAAGTGGTCGGTAAAAACTACGATTAGTTATACCATCTACCCAAATATTTAAATCGTGAGGTGTTTTCCCAATAAGCTCTTTTCTAGTATATCCTGTGTATTTTAGAAAGGTCTCATTTACGTCTACAAAAGTAGCATCCGAAACTTTATTAATCTGAAAAGCATCAGGAATATTCATAAAGGCTTTGCGGAATTGTTCTTCGCTTAGCTTTATTTTTTGTGTTAGTTCATTAATTTCAGTTACATCTTTGGAAGTAACTATAAAGCTTGGCTCTTCATTATAAACAATTGTTTTAGCAGATAGTAAGGTATCAATAGTTCTCCCTTCTTTTGTTTGAAAAGAAGTTTCTAAATTTTTAATAAATCCCTTCTTTTGAAGCTCGCTAATATAATAATCTCTGTCCTTTTCATTTATCCACATGCCAAGATCAAAAGCAGATTTATTCTTAACATCAGTATCAGTATAGCCAGTAGTATCTGTAAACGATTGGTTTATGAAAGTAAATTTCCCATCAGATATTCTACTTATTGTAATTGAGTCTGGGCTTAAAACTACTGCATCTTTAAATTGTTGCTCTTGTATTTTTTCTTTACCGATATCTTCCGTAGAGACAATAGCTAAAACTTTCTCGTCTTTCTTAATTAAATTTGATTTTAGTCGAATATGTTTAAGCGTGTTATTTTTGGTAATGATCTCTGTATTAGCACTAAAATGTGTATTCCCTTTAAAAAAATGATTCAATTGCTGAATAAATATTTCTCGTGATTTTTTAGTAAAAAAACGAGAACCATTTAATTCAAGTTCTTCTTTAGAATCTATTTCGTAAAGGTCGAGTACTTTTTGGTTTAACTGTGTGATTTTGCTCTTATCAATAAAAAGTAAGAATTCCGTTGGGTTCTCAATAAGATACTTTTTTAAATCTTTAACTCCATCTTCTTTAAGCGTATCGAAATAAGAAAACATCTCTGTATAATCAATTTCCCAAAGAGGAATAGGGGAATGCTCAAAAATGAGTTCAAAAGAAGACAGGTCAAGCGACTTGCTCATAAAATACGGTTTTTCATTAAATTAACAACTGATTTTAATAATTAACGTGCAAGTTACAAATTATTTTAGTATTACTCTTCAAAAGGTAAAACCTGAGAAGCTTCATCAAAACTTTTAGGCAAAATTGCCGATTTTGTTTCTTCTAAGCTTTCTAAGCTGTCAACATTTTTTAGTTTGCGTTCCATAGCGCGAGCACGTGTATTGGCTAAGGTGTCTAATGTTCCTGCTGCTGTATGTATCTGTCGGTGTGCTTTTTCTAATGTCGATGAGAATTTATTAAACTCGGTTTTTACTTCTTCTAAAACTTTCCATACTTCGCTACTGCGTTTTTGAACAGCCAAAGTGCGGAATCCCATTTGCAGACTACTCAATAAAGCAGAAAGGGTAGTAGGTCCGGTTATTGTAATATGATATGTTCTTTGTAAACGCTCAAAAGTACCTGGATGCCGTAGAATTTCAGCATAAAGGCCTTCTACAGGTAAAAACATAATAGCAAAATCGGTTGTGTTTGGTGGATCTAAATATTTTGTGCTTATGTCTTTAGCAAATCCTTCTATGGTTTTTAAAAGTAATTTCTGTGTTTGTTCAATTACCGTTTTATCTCCTAATTCAAAAGCATCTATCAGTGTATTATAATGTTCTAATGGGAATTTTGAATCAATGGGTAACCAAACTTCTTGATCACTTGATTTTCCGGGTAGTTTTACGGCATACTCAACATTAGCTTGACTGCCTTTTTTTGTTGCAACATTTTGTGAATATTGTTCCGGTGTTAAAATTTGCTCTAATATATTTCCGAGTTGGTATTCGCCCATTATACCACGCGTTTTAACATTACTCAGCACTTTTTTTAAATCACCAACTCCGGTTGCCAAGCTTTG is a window encoding:
- a CDS encoding Fic family protein — protein: MNKYIFDRNKPFNNLPLLPPDKELENDSEILKKLVSASRALSSVNIEMTKLPNPFMLINTISIQEAKSSSEIENIFTTEDELFKAISDSKREEHTDSATREVLRYREALWTGYNSIYEKKEIDLQTIINIVQQIKNTNIGIRPPQSRVIIRRGNSELRPGEVVYTPPRGEGIIESYLKNLIEYLNGSLNAETDPLLKMCIAHYQFEAIHPFQDGNGRTGRILNLLYLSHTGLLTQPILYLSKYIIKNKDDYYHYLAGVTQRQNWKSWIIYMLNAVEKTAVQTRNLIIDIIDQMNETYVYAQSKFKWYSKELNEAIYSQPYIKAKTVGEILNKTSRTTITKYMAELTKTDILTPKKEGLEVYYLNNDLLRILSGD
- a CDS encoding ATP-binding protein yields the protein MRTLYQKFETLLQNTTTDFKRYLYEKVSWDSRMIGIIGPRGVGKTTMILQYIKENLDKKKALYVSADDMYFSENKLVELADDFYKNAGEYLFIDEIHKYKDWSRELKNIYDSYPTLKVVFTGSSVLDILKGSADLSRRALIYKLQGLSFREYLNFFHNYEIEVYSLEQIINNEVKLENIKHPLPLFNDYLQNGYYPFGNENELNLRLGQIIVQTLETDIPQYANLNVGTSRKLKQLLSIIAESVPFKPNFSKISEIIKVSRNSLDDYFSYMEKAGLIGQLRNETSGIRGLGKVDKVYLDNTNIIFNLAGEKTNAGNLRETFFFNQIRLKNEVISSKKADFVIDNYTFEVGGKNKQQKQIEKDRKLFVVKDDIEFGYLNVIPLWAFGLNY
- a CDS encoding PAS domain S-box protein yields the protein MSKSLDLSSFELIFEHSPIPLWEIDYTEMFSYFDTLKEDGVKDLKKYLIENPTEFLLFIDKSKITQLNQKVLDLYEIDSKEELELNGSRFFTKKSREIFIQQLNHFFKGNTHFSANTEIITKNNTLKHIRLKSNLIKKDEKVLAIVSTEDIGKEKIQEQQFKDAVVLSPDSITISRISDGKFTFINQSFTDTTGYTDTDVKNKSAFDLGMWINEKDRDYYISELQKKGFIKNLETSFQTKEGRTIDTLLSAKTIVYNEEPSFIVTSKDVTEINELTQKIKLSEEQFRKAFMNIPDAFQINKVSDATFVDVNETFLKYTGYTRKELIGKTPHDLNIWVDGITNRSFYRPLKKDGHISNLEITFRMKNGSLLQALISADIIELNGEAHIITVTKDMTEIKAAQDKLKRSEEKFQSIFSNSPDALAIMEMDNWTYVEVNEMFTKITRLSYQEIIGKSTFNLNLWTRKSDRKFFTQKLQNKEEIINHESLFTLKNGKQIHMLVSAKLIDIGNKKYYLIIAKNINDFVNIQKALFEKDNNYKTIVNNSYEGITIIDNTFHFEYVNHQMEIITGYTTEELIGKDFREFLTPESATLVGRRYKDRQEGKSVPQYYTFQVIRKSGEIRHVEIHSSVIKNVDGKNKTIAQLLDVTERKKTALIIEKEHQRARQYFEVAGTIMIVLDTHGSIIDINKKGCEILETTKENIVGKNWFSTFLPKNESNRYRELFNKSMEHKEFHDNYFENKIKTVNGKEKLIAWRNSLLRDENNKIIGTISSGEDITNKEEAIRILNMSGMVAILWKNENGSPIEFVSDNSEILFGYKPKELYSQNMNYLQFIHPDDIGRLRKETEELSKKERNNFTHHPYRIITKDNKIKWVNDRTTVQYNSEGEITHFYGVLSDITDDISRIEKLRQSEEILSQMNDGLIITDLSGKISTWTGKAEYIFGYKNHEILGEQIHILWKDEDRESLFEEIISSIDIYGYFQKEITGIKKDASAIPLEFTAKTLLDTAGKPLSLVIVSRDITNRKIAQKALEESETRYRHIFESILDGVIIYNMKAEIVQVNKMAISMYGYSYTEFTQSTSSRYINPVKDHSFEEVINHLDNSYTKMFEGESIDKTKNGKSFFVNVKGRLINYNNEPHLLIIVRDITKVKQAGHDLLKAKEKAEENEKLKSAFLANMSHEIRTPMNSIIGFSDLLGEDDISQNEKDHFIRIIRQNGNQLMSIINDIIDISKIESGQIKLNYERINLCETLKDIFNMFEISALEKNLKLILKPDCPKIEYFIITDELRLKQILINLISNALKFTQSGFVEFGYYITDHKKSIRFYVKDSGIGISKDKQDEIFQRFMQAELKTTKLYGGTGLGLAISQGLVNSFRGKIWLESEEGNGSTFNFSLPLIEE
- the rmuC gene encoding DNA recombination protein RmuC, with protein sequence MEIYLTYLVIVLLLALIYLVYKYGNKQKDDFAFDDFKRDIKDNLAEMRKETRELNTENRKEINELFKILQDSLLNRVFDSIKMQQAEFNKFSKSLSDFSDKMQQHFTIFRDTQAKNAKDSREELSKNLSRFEEKLGKSLNEFSEQMRNNFADLNKQSQNSQKELKETVEKQMKDIRTDNTTQLNEMRKTVDEKLQTTLEKRLGESFKQVSDRLEQVHKGLGEMQSLATGVGDLKKVLSNVKTRGIMGEYQLGNILEQILTPEQYSQNVATKKGSQANVEYAVKLPGKSSDQEVWLPIDSKFPLEHYNTLIDAFELGDKTVIEQTQKLLLKTIEGFAKDISTKYLDPPNTTDFAIMFLPVEGLYAEILRHPGTFERLQRTYHITITGPTTLSALLSSLQMGFRTLAVQKRSSEVWKVLEEVKTEFNKFSSTLEKAHRQIHTAAGTLDTLANTRARAMERKLKNVDSLESLEETKSAILPKSFDEASQVLPFEE